A stretch of DNA from Candidatus Dependentiae bacterium:
AAATCAAACAAGCTTTGTCTTGCATCCCACATCACAGCTAATTTTAAAATTAAGCAAGAAAAAACCCCAGATTTTTAATAAGGGGTTTTTTATACTTACTCAAACTAAAGAAAGACTTTGATCAAAAAACTTAAAGTAACTCTTGAACTAATCTAGAAATCTCACTTCGTTCACTTGTCGGCAAAAAGACACCACCAAAAATAGGCTGACCTTTAAATCGATCAGTTGCTACAACAAGTCCATTGGTTGAAAAATCCAAATAGGGAACATCAATCTGATACGGGTCTCCAGAAAGAATTATTTTACTTCCCGTAGCAACACGACTCAAAAGAGTTTTAATTTCATGTGGCGTTAAATTTTGAGCTTCATCGATGAAAATAAATTGACGCGCTATCGAACGACCACGCATGTAGCTAATCGCCTCAAGGCTGACCTTGCGTTGATTAATTAAATCATCAAGTGAACTAATTGGATTTGTTGGCCTATGCTCTCTGCGTTGATTAAAATGTTTCTTTTGGCCGCCACCACGTCGATTTCTTGAAAATCTATTATCTTCATATCTAGATGATTGTTGTTGTGGCTCATAATGCTCAGTCAAAGCACCGGCTGATGCTTGTGCAAGCATTTGTGAAATCATATCAACGTTGTCATACATTGGCTGCATCCAGCCACGAAGCTTTTCTTGAACATCACCAGGTAAAAAACCAATATCATGACCAAGTGGAACAACAGAGCGAGCAATCGTCATTTTGTAATAACTTTCTGAAACTAGAACATTGTACAATCCAACAAATAAAGTTAAAAACGTTTTTCCTGTTCCGGCTGGACCAGTTAAAGAAACCATGGTGATATCGTCATCAAACAAAAGATCAAGCGCCATTAATTGATGCATGTTTTTTGCCTTGATTGGCCAATAAGCCGTCGGCTGCTTAACTTCTTTAAATATATCACCACCACGATATCTAAAGATCCGATTGTTAAACTCGTTTCCCTTGCTATAAAGCGCTATAAACTCATTACACGAAACATTTTTAGATTCTGCTAAATCTTTAAGTATCGATGGAAACTCTTTTCGCAATTCCTGACCAGGAATATCATACTCTTGCCAACCTTTATAATAATTTTCAGCGAGGACTAAGCCTCGTAAATAATCTTGAGATTTGATGCCCAGCGCATCAGCTTTGATTCTAGCGTTGATATCTTTGGTAACAAATACCACATCATAGCCACATGACTGCATAGAAAACGCAACCATTAGAATTTTATTATCTGCTATGTCCACTCGTAATCGAGGTTTTACCGGCCCAGCACAACTGTCGTCAAACAATATTTGAATAACGGTACCGTTCTCAAGCTGTACGCCATCTTTTAACGAACCCAGCGATCTAATTTTATCAAGGTGACGAGCTATCATTCGAGCACTTGCACCACGACTTGAATTTTCAATTTTAATTCTATCTAATTCTTCAAGCACCGTGATTGGAATCCCAACCCGAGCCTGTTGAAATCTAAAAATAACTTCCGGATCTTCAACTAAAACATTAGTGTCTAGAATATAAAGTTGTTCTTTTACTTGCATGCGTATCCTTTTGATTATAAAAACAGCTCCAACTTTTTTTAAAGCTTTGGTAGCCTACTATATTTGGCTAACAAAAGAAATAACTGATACCACACACAAATAAAAAGAGTTTTTTTGTTTTTATCTATTTATGGCAACTAAAAAGCACAAACGATCAAATTTTATCTTTTTCCTTTTTTAATCTATAATTAAATACTTATTTAAGGCTACAAAAGCAGCACAAATTGAGCACATAAAAGGATCTAAATCATGAAACCAAACAAACAAGCAGAAGAAAAGTTACAAATTCTTCGTCATTCTGCAGCACATCTTTTAGCACAAGCAATCACAGAACTTTTTCCAAAAACTAACCTTACCATTGGTCCTGCAACCAAAGAAGGTTTTTTTTATGACTTTCAACCAGAACATAATTTTAAAGAATCAGATCTGGCTGTCATTGAACAGCGCATGAAAGAATTGGCTGCAAAAGCATATCCAATTACCCATGAAGACATTTCAAAAGAGACCGCTCGTCAAATATACAAAGAAAATCCATTCAAACTTGAATTGATTGAAGGAATTCCAGGAGAGACTGTTGGTCTTTCTCGCCAAGGTGATTTTTATGACCTTTGTCGTGGTGGTCATGTTGCAACAACTGGCGAACTTAAACATGTCATGCTTACAGGACTTTCAGGATCATACTGGCGCGCTGATCAAAAAAATGCTCCCCTCCAAAGAATTTCTGGAACTGCATTTTTCTCAGACAAAGAGATGCGAACTTATTTGATGCAAAAAGAGCTTGCTGCAAAATACGATCATAGAAAGCTTGGCAAAGAAATGGATCTTTTCTCATTTCAAGAAGAAGGAACTGGATTTCCTTTTTATCACCCAAAAGGCGCGTTTATCATCAACAAGCTCAAAGAGTACGTTCGCAACATCTGGACAAATGGTGATTACCTTGAAACCATAACTCCTTCAGTTCTTGACGTTTGCCTATGGAAACAGTCCGGTCATTATGCAAACTACCAAAAACATATGTACTTTAGCACCATTGAAAACAAAGAATATGCTATCAAGCCGATGAACTGCCCGGGCTCAATTTTAATCTACAAGCAAAACTTACACTCATACCGCGAGCTACCCCTTAGACTTGCAGAGTTTGGCCACGTGCATCGTTATGAATTGTCAGGAGTGCTGCATGGACTCTTTCGAGTGAGAGCTTTTACACAAGATGACACACACATGTACTGCGCCCCTGAACAAATTGAAGCTCAAATTGTAAGCTCCATTCAAACGATCGATAAAGTCTGGAAAACTTTTGGCGTTGAAAGCGTTCACTATGCCGTTTCAACAAAGCCTGAAAATGCTATGGGGAGCGATGATTTATGGAATACTGCTATTTCAGCGTTAACAAATGGCCTGACAAAAGCTGGTAAAGAATTTGAAATATATGAGGGCGAAGGCGCTTTTTACGGTCCAAAAATAGAAGTTACGATTTTTGACTCTATGGGCCGCTCATGGCAATGCTCAACTGTTCAAGTTGATTTTTTTATGCCACAAAACTTTGATCTTTACTACATCAACAATAAGGGCGAAAAACAAACTCCAGTAATCATACATCAAGCTATCCTGGGATCTCTTGAAAGATTTTTTGGAATTATGCTCGAACACTTTAAGGGACATTTCCCTTTCTGGCTTTGTCCAACACAAATTAGAGTTCTTCCAATCACATCAGAGCAGCTTGAATACGCTCAAAATATCACAAGCGCTCTAAAAATTGCTGGCTACCGAGTGATACTTGATGAAAGCTGCGAACCACTTTCTGCAAAAATAAAAGTGGCTCAACTTGAAAGAGTTCCTTGGATGCTCGTTGTTGGCCAAAAAGAACAAGAATCAAACACGATTACATTGCGACATTGCGTCACGCTACAGGCAAACAAGAGTTTGGATTAACACTAGAAACAATTTTTGAAATGGCTAAAAAAGAAAGTAGCATTTAAGAAAAAACAATTAGCTCACGTAAAAAAGGCCTTTGGTAAAACAAAGGCCTTTTTTATATCTAAAAATTCTTTTATTTAGACAATGTTTTATTTTGCAATCACAACTTTATAATATCCATAAGCTGTTGCAGCCAAGATGGCCATTAGCACAACAGTCCCAGATTCAGGAAGATTTGCTCTAGCTTTTTGGCACAATGTAAGATGCTTATAAAGCAAAGCGCCACTACCGCCAT
This window harbors:
- a CDS encoding PhoH family protein; translated protein: MQVKEQLYILDTNVLVEDPEVIFRFQQARVGIPITVLEELDRIKIENSSRGASARMIARHLDKIRSLGSLKDGVQLENGTVIQILFDDSCAGPVKPRLRVDIADNKILMVAFSMQSCGYDVVFVTKDINARIKADALGIKSQDYLRGLVLAENYYKGWQEYDIPGQELRKEFPSILKDLAESKNVSCNEFIALYSKGNEFNNRIFRYRGGDIFKEVKQPTAYWPIKAKNMHQLMALDLLFDDDITMVSLTGPAGTGKTFLTLFVGLYNVLVSESYYKMTIARSVVPLGHDIGFLPGDVQEKLRGWMQPMYDNVDMISQMLAQASAGALTEHYEPQQQSSRYEDNRFSRNRRGGGQKKHFNQRREHRPTNPISSLDDLINQRKVSLEAISYMRGRSIARQFIFIDEAQNLTPHEIKTLLSRVATGSKIILSGDPYQIDVPYLDFSTNGLVVATDRFKGQPIFGGVFLPTSERSEISRLVQELL
- the thrS gene encoding threonine--tRNA ligase, which translates into the protein MKPNKQAEEKLQILRHSAAHLLAQAITELFPKTNLTIGPATKEGFFYDFQPEHNFKESDLAVIEQRMKELAAKAYPITHEDISKETARQIYKENPFKLELIEGIPGETVGLSRQGDFYDLCRGGHVATTGELKHVMLTGLSGSYWRADQKNAPLQRISGTAFFSDKEMRTYLMQKELAAKYDHRKLGKEMDLFSFQEEGTGFPFYHPKGAFIINKLKEYVRNIWTNGDYLETITPSVLDVCLWKQSGHYANYQKHMYFSTIENKEYAIKPMNCPGSILIYKQNLHSYRELPLRLAEFGHVHRYELSGVLHGLFRVRAFTQDDTHMYCAPEQIEAQIVSSIQTIDKVWKTFGVESVHYAVSTKPENAMGSDDLWNTAISALTNGLTKAGKEFEIYEGEGAFYGPKIEVTIFDSMGRSWQCSTVQVDFFMPQNFDLYYINNKGEKQTPVIIHQAILGSLERFFGIMLEHFKGHFPFWLCPTQIRVLPITSEQLEYAQNITSALKIAGYRVILDESCEPLSAKIKVAQLERVPWMLVVGQKEQESNTITLRHCVTLQANKSLD